One genomic window of Vidua macroura isolate BioBank_ID:100142 chromosome 16, ASM2450914v1, whole genome shotgun sequence includes the following:
- the FOXL3 gene encoding forkhead box L3, translating to MFDNTQYPYNCFNYDGDDYPTCSSDEEKKFTRPAYSYIALIAMAIQQSPSNKVTLSGIYDFIMKKFPYYRSNQRAWQNSIRHNLSLNSCFVKVPRTEGNEKGKGNYWSFAAGCESMLDLFENGNYRRRRRRRNVKREHKEQRPSRGKSPSSPSISSVDSALNNVSSSESKHERIELGPKLLEPCGFAPNSVTNRQSLSNSSLAKSDSEIKFSIDYILSAPDPLPVLRSQYNMQENKYHLLEAPHINLQFWTM from the exons ATGTTTGACAACACGCAGTACCCCTATAACTGCTTCAATTATGATGGGGATGATTATCCTACCTGTAGTTCTGACGAAGAGAAGAAATTCACCAGACCAGCGTACAG ctACATTGCCTTAATTGCAATGGCCATCCAGCAAAGCCCTTCAAATAAAGTCACCCTCTCTGGCATTTATGACtttataatgaagaaatttCCTTACTACAGATCAAATCAAAGAGCCTGGCAGAACTCCATCCGACATAACTTATCACTTAACAGTTGTTTTGTGAAG gttCCCAGAACAGAAGGGAatgagaaggggaaaggaaactATTGGAGCTTTGCAGCAGGATGCGAATCCATGCTGGATCTCTTTGAAAATGGGAATTACAGAAGGAGACGAAGGAGGAGGAACGTGAAAAGGGAACACAAGGAGCAGAGACCGAGCAGAGGGAAAAGTCCTTCGTCCCCCAGTATCTCGTCTGTGGACTCTGCTTTGAACAACGTTTCCTCCTCTGAAAGTAAACATGAAAGAATTGAACTGGGCCCAAAACTTCTGGAGCCTTGTGGGTTTGCTCCAAACAGCGTGACCAACAGGCAGAGCCTAAGCAATTCCTCCTTAGCAAAATCGGATTCTGAAATCAAATTTAGCATCGATTACATCCTTTCAGCCCCCGACCCTTTGCCTGTCCTGAGATCTCAATATAacatgcaagaaaataaatatcacCTACTGGAGGCCCCACATATTAATCTCCAGTTCTGGACAATGTGA